A window of Agrobacterium tumefaciens contains these coding sequences:
- a CDS encoding extracellular solute-binding protein produces MRLIKTLLVGTVLGLTALPALAKQDIVWWDFLSGGDGVRMKALIDAFNKEHPDIQVKGTTLEWGVPFYTKVRTASAVGEGPDVMTYHLSRAPLALQEKVLSEITDKDLEDAGLKKDDFFTAPLEAATHDGKLYAVPFDIHALILYYNADLLKGSPYIDAEGKLTGIKTMDDFEKALAWAKENGVETPVTYQSGGEAGVWRVFYTLFSQQGGELVTNGEVLAGDNAEKAAKAIDTMSKWRENGWAPEQAEYPASVALFSAGKSAFQLNGVWEVPTYKDLEKNNKLGFKWSAVEVPPFMGKRATWADSHAFAIPNQGDKTVSGEKRAAVMKVIGWMEKHAISWADAGHIPAYKSITEGSDYKAMQPNATYASLAEAAVFDPKTTITGVASPAYDAALNVIAPAIQGFMSGADAVAQIKEELQSKLK; encoded by the coding sequence ACTTTCTGTCCGGCGGCGACGGCGTGCGCATGAAGGCGCTGATCGATGCCTTCAACAAGGAACATCCGGATATCCAGGTGAAGGGAACAACGCTTGAATGGGGCGTGCCCTTCTACACCAAGGTGCGGACCGCTTCTGCCGTCGGTGAGGGGCCCGATGTCATGACCTACCACCTTTCCCGTGCGCCGCTGGCGCTGCAGGAAAAGGTGCTGAGCGAGATTACCGACAAGGACCTCGAAGATGCCGGCCTGAAGAAAGATGATTTCTTCACCGCACCGCTTGAGGCGGCGACCCATGACGGCAAGCTCTATGCCGTGCCTTTCGATATTCACGCGCTTATTCTTTATTACAATGCCGATCTTCTCAAAGGGTCGCCCTATATCGACGCCGAAGGCAAGTTGACCGGCATCAAGACGATGGATGACTTTGAGAAGGCGCTGGCCTGGGCGAAGGAGAATGGCGTTGAGACGCCGGTGACCTACCAATCCGGCGGCGAAGCCGGGGTCTGGCGTGTCTTCTACACCCTCTTCTCGCAGCAGGGCGGCGAGCTCGTCACCAATGGCGAGGTGCTTGCTGGCGACAATGCCGAAAAGGCCGCCAAGGCCATCGACACCATGTCGAAATGGCGTGAAAACGGATGGGCGCCGGAGCAGGCGGAATATCCCGCCTCGGTTGCGCTCTTCTCCGCCGGAAAATCCGCCTTCCAGCTAAACGGCGTCTGGGAAGTGCCGACCTACAAGGATCTGGAAAAGAACAACAAGCTGGGCTTCAAATGGAGTGCGGTCGAGGTTCCGCCCTTCATGGGGAAACGCGCCACATGGGCGGATTCACACGCCTTTGCCATTCCCAACCAGGGCGACAAGACCGTTTCGGGTGAGAAGCGCGCCGCCGTCATGAAAGTGATCGGCTGGATGGAAAAACATGCCATCAGCTGGGCGGATGCGGGCCATATCCCGGCCTATAAGTCCATCACCGAAGGCAGCGACTACAAGGCGATGCAGCCGAATGCGACCTATGCATCTCTTGCGGAAGCGGCAGTATTTGATCCGAAAACCACGATCACCGGTGTTGCCTCGCCCGCCTATGATGCGGCGCTCAACGTCATTGCTCCCGCCATCCAGGGCTTCATGAGCGGTGCGGATGCGGTGGCGCAGATCAAGGAAGAGCTGCAAAGCAAGCTGAAGTGA
- a CDS encoding 3'-5' exonuclease codes for MTSQLDFFAPAASRLSQADKGRKALVRDRTQRAAPDDEALANYLESTGNYRVLRRLQQRAVVDRPRPDYPRRGVILDTETTGLDHRADEIIEIGVIAFRFDDRGMIGDVTGVYGGLRQPGIAIPEDITRLTGITDEMVLGQSIDIDVLTSLVADADLIIAHNAGFDRPFCEAFSPIFHDKAWACSVSEIDWKVRGFEGNKLGYLIGQSGYFHDGHRAVDDCFALLEVLGQTRAGDSDTPFAELYAASQRSKVRLYAENSPFDMKDHLKKRGYRWSDGSDGRPKSWWVELPEESLDDELHFLRTEIYRWEAYPVIQHLTAFERFKAR; via the coding sequence ATGACCTCTCAGTTGGACTTCTTTGCTCCTGCCGCGTCGCGGCTTTCCCAGGCTGACAAGGGGCGGAAAGCGTTGGTGCGCGATAGAACTCAGCGCGCCGCGCCTGATGATGAAGCGCTTGCCAACTATCTGGAGTCCACTGGCAACTATCGCGTCCTGCGCCGGCTGCAACAGCGCGCCGTCGTTGACCGGCCGAGGCCGGACTATCCGCGCCGGGGCGTGATTCTCGATACGGAAACGACGGGCCTCGACCACCGCGCAGACGAGATCATTGAAATTGGCGTCATCGCCTTTAGGTTCGACGATCGCGGGATGATCGGCGATGTGACCGGCGTCTATGGCGGACTTCGCCAGCCCGGTATCGCCATTCCAGAGGACATCACGCGCCTCACGGGGATTACCGACGAGATGGTTCTGGGGCAGTCTATCGATATCGACGTCCTCACCTCCCTTGTCGCTGATGCGGATTTGATTATCGCGCATAATGCCGGGTTCGACAGGCCGTTTTGCGAGGCTTTCTCCCCTATTTTCCACGACAAGGCCTGGGCCTGTTCCGTTTCCGAAATCGACTGGAAGGTCCGGGGCTTCGAGGGTAACAAGCTCGGCTATCTCATTGGACAGTCGGGTTACTTCCATGACGGACATCGCGCCGTGGATGATTGTTTCGCTCTGCTGGAGGTTCTTGGGCAGACCAGAGCCGGCGACAGCGACACGCCGTTTGCCGAACTTTATGCGGCAAGCCAGCGATCAAAAGTGCGCCTGTATGCGGAGAACAGCCCCTTCGACATGAAGGATCATCTGAAAAAGCGAGGATATCGCTGGTCGGATGGTTCCGATGGCAGACCGAAATCCTGGTGGGTGGAATTACCGGAAGAGAGTCTCGACGACGAACTGCATTTCCTGCGCACGGAAATCTATAGGTGGGAAGCTTATCCTGTTATCCAGCATCTCACCGCTTTCGAGCGGTTCAAGGCCCGTTAG
- a CDS encoding methyltransferase family protein, translated as MIDNITVLSVWAYIGGFLVLTARSAKQTGEPIWLFTKGRERQAIPAMLFRVAFLLGALLPLVTLWLEPQQASSLLDRHDAGTAIRILGVAMVLAGSLLALYAQHYMGKSWRIGAAEGHLGAIVDGGPFSFSRNPVFVGQTVLFAGLGLVFTSVLQLSVAIAVIVAVVLQVSIEERVLTKELGPAYDAYRRRVRRWL; from the coding sequence ATGATCGACAATATAACAGTGCTTTCGGTGTGGGCCTATATCGGCGGATTTTTAGTGCTGACGGCCCGATCGGCCAAACAAACGGGCGAGCCGATCTGGCTTTTCACCAAAGGCCGTGAACGGCAAGCCATTCCCGCTATGCTTTTCCGTGTCGCCTTTCTTCTCGGCGCGCTTCTGCCGCTTGTCACTCTGTGGCTCGAACCGCAACAGGCCAGCTCGCTTCTGGACCGCCACGATGCCGGCACAGCTATCCGTATCCTCGGGGTGGCAATGGTGCTGGCGGGAAGTTTGCTCGCACTCTACGCCCAGCATTACATGGGAAAATCATGGCGCATCGGTGCGGCCGAGGGCCATCTCGGCGCCATCGTGGATGGCGGGCCTTTCAGCTTTTCCAGAAATCCGGTCTTTGTCGGGCAGACTGTCCTGTTTGCCGGTCTGGGGCTGGTGTTCACCTCGGTCCTGCAGCTTTCCGTCGCCATCGCCGTTATCGTCGCGGTGGTGCTGCAGGTCAGTATTGAGGAGCGCGTGCTGACAAAGGAACTCGGTCCGGCCTATGATGCCTATCGCCGCAGGGTAAGGCGCTGGCTTTGA
- a CDS encoding VOC family protein — MEKNTICIWYDKDAEAAARFYAETFPDSAVTGVNHAPGDFPSGKKGDVLTVQFTVAGVSCIGLNGGPAFKHSEAFSFQISTEDQEETDRYWNAIVGNGGQESACGWCKDKWGVSWQITPRVLMEALAAGGAEAKRAFDAMMEMKKIDIAAIEAARRG, encoded by the coding sequence ATGGAAAAGAACACGATCTGCATCTGGTATGACAAGGACGCCGAGGCTGCCGCCAGATTTTATGCCGAGACATTTCCCGACAGCGCGGTTACCGGGGTCAACCATGCGCCCGGCGATTTTCCCTCCGGTAAGAAGGGCGATGTGCTGACCGTGCAGTTCACGGTCGCGGGCGTTTCCTGCATCGGTCTCAACGGTGGACCGGCCTTCAAACATAGCGAGGCTTTTTCTTTCCAGATTTCAACCGAAGACCAGGAAGAGACCGACCGCTACTGGAACGCCATCGTCGGCAATGGCGGCCAGGAAAGTGCCTGCGGCTGGTGCAAGGACAAATGGGGCGTTTCCTGGCAGATCACGCCCCGCGTGCTGATGGAAGCCCTGGCCGCCGGGGGCGCAGAAGCCAAGCGGGCCTTTGACGCCATGATGGAAATGAAAAAGATCGACATCGCCGCCATCGAAGCCGCGCGACGCGGTTGA
- a CDS encoding carbohydrate ABC transporter permease — protein MSLTRRIENIILTVLTFSAALVWIFPLYWTFVTSIRSDENVAGNTSLIPDEFRLSAYVSAIFNTKLMNWYINSVGTAAIVTVSVLLISMLCAYALSQIRFPGRRLLYGIVLASFMVPAQTLVVTQFILMKNLNLINTWAGIILPQLITPIVIIVYKQFFDSVPKEMREAVVLDGGGEYTILFKVYLPLNWGITTAMAIVTFITVWNAFFWPFLVVTSENMMTIPVGITQVNDTFGVAYARLMAIAMLAALPVIIAYVIFQRRVTEAIMISSGVKG, from the coding sequence ATGAGCCTCACCAGAAGAATAGAAAACATTATCCTGACCGTGCTGACCTTTTCTGCGGCATTGGTCTGGATTTTCCCGCTCTACTGGACGTTCGTGACCTCCATTCGTTCGGATGAGAATGTCGCGGGCAATACGTCGCTGATCCCGGATGAATTCCGGCTGAGCGCCTATGTCAGCGCCATATTCAATACCAAATTGATGAACTGGTATATCAACTCCGTTGGCACGGCGGCGATCGTTACCGTGTCGGTCCTGCTGATTTCGATGTTGTGCGCTTATGCCCTGTCGCAGATCCGCTTTCCTGGCCGACGGCTGCTTTACGGCATCGTGCTGGCGAGTTTCATGGTGCCGGCGCAGACGCTTGTGGTCACCCAGTTCATCCTGATGAAGAACCTCAACCTCATCAATACCTGGGCGGGCATCATCCTGCCGCAGCTGATCACGCCCATCGTCATCATCGTCTACAAGCAGTTCTTCGACAGCGTGCCGAAAGAGATGCGAGAGGCTGTGGTGCTGGATGGCGGCGGCGAATACACCATTCTGTTCAAGGTCTATCTGCCGCTCAACTGGGGCATCACGACCGCCATGGCGATCGTAACATTCATCACGGTGTGGAACGCCTTCTTCTGGCCTTTCCTTGTTGTCACCTCGGAAAACATGATGACCATCCCTGTTGGCATCACGCAGGTCAACGACACCTTTGGTGTCGCTTATGCCAGGCTCATGGCCATCGCCATGCTGGCGGCGCTCCCGGTGATCATCGCTTACGTCATTTTCCAGAGACGCGTCACGGAGGCGATCATGATTTCTTCGGGGGTGAAGGGATAA
- a CDS encoding carbohydrate ABC transporter permease, with protein MAMIENRRKKSLIALSMVTPFIVVFATFFLYPLIEMVRMSFTDAPLIGDGNWVGLANYTKLLSDKLFVTSLKNNGYFVLLTVVPTTVIALMIALAVSRLSGVKQTIAMSLFFLPYVLPVSVVTEIWAWMLDLQFGILQPVISLIAGKPVAVFKNPYWVMPMVAVVTIWWTNGFNVLLFIAGLRNIPTELYEAASLDGATTWQRFWRVTWPLLWPVTALVLTLQLILQLKIFDQIYLLSGGGPFNSSFVLLLKVYREAFQLNNGGYASAVATVLFLLIMIVSILQFQLLRIRRNS; from the coding sequence ATGGCAATGATTGAAAACCGGCGCAAGAAATCGCTGATCGCGCTGTCGATGGTGACGCCGTTCATCGTGGTCTTCGCCACCTTTTTCCTTTATCCGCTGATTGAAATGGTGCGCATGAGTTTCACAGATGCGCCGCTGATCGGTGACGGAAACTGGGTTGGGCTGGCCAACTACACCAAGCTGCTGAGCGACAAGCTCTTCGTAACCTCGCTGAAGAATAACGGCTATTTCGTGCTTCTGACCGTCGTGCCGACGACCGTCATCGCCCTGATGATAGCGCTCGCCGTCAGCCGCCTTTCGGGCGTCAAGCAGACAATTGCCATGAGCCTGTTTTTCCTGCCCTATGTGCTGCCCGTATCGGTCGTGACCGAAATCTGGGCATGGATGCTCGATCTGCAGTTCGGCATTCTGCAGCCTGTCATTTCGCTGATTGCCGGAAAGCCGGTCGCGGTCTTCAAGAACCCGTACTGGGTCATGCCGATGGTCGCCGTCGTGACCATCTGGTGGACGAATGGCTTCAACGTGCTGCTGTTCATTGCTGGGTTGCGCAATATTCCCACCGAGCTTTACGAGGCCGCCTCGCTCGATGGTGCGACAACCTGGCAGCGCTTCTGGCGGGTGACTTGGCCGCTTCTCTGGCCTGTGACGGCTCTCGTGCTCACTCTGCAATTGATCCTGCAATTAAAGATATTCGATCAGATTTATCTGCTCAGCGGCGGCGGACCCTTCAACTCCAGCTTCGTGCTTCTGCTCAAAGTCTATCGTGAAGCCTTCCAGCTCAACAATGGCGGTTATGCCTCCGCTGTCGCGACCGTGCTGTTCCTGCTGATCATGATCGTTTCCATTCTCCAGTTTCAGCTGCTGCGCATTCGGAGGAACTCATGA
- a CDS encoding lytic transglycosylase domain-containing protein, producing the protein MALVICLLAAGDAAARDQGGADPKAVCTYRHDVAPELCIHAATYNKDLCRAIEALATRHAVPPDYFARLIWRESLFRPNAVSPKGAEGIAQFMPGTARLRGLNDSFNIIAALEASSRYLSELNTRFGNFGLAAAAYNAGEAGLRNFIANGRLPTETRDYVFAITGHPVETWKDNPPEKAAPALDDSRPFFDACVRLADTRTMNDPVLVSSADWAPWGVQLSAHYNPGVANRLFTRAIVQLPEPLNAERALIVRQRGGNFGSRPRYAARIGRENRAEANALCHDIRQAGVPCTVFRNR; encoded by the coding sequence CTGGCTCTTGTCATCTGCCTGCTGGCCGCGGGGGACGCGGCGGCGCGGGATCAAGGTGGCGCTGATCCCAAAGCCGTCTGCACCTATAGGCACGATGTCGCACCGGAATTGTGCATCCATGCAGCGACCTACAACAAAGATCTTTGCCGTGCCATCGAAGCGCTGGCTACCCGGCACGCGGTTCCGCCGGATTATTTCGCGCGTCTGATCTGGCGGGAAAGCCTGTTTCGGCCGAATGCCGTCAGCCCCAAGGGGGCGGAAGGCATTGCACAGTTCATGCCGGGAACGGCGCGGCTGCGCGGTCTGAACGACAGTTTCAACATTATCGCCGCACTGGAGGCGTCTTCCCGTTATCTGTCCGAACTCAATACGCGGTTCGGCAATTTCGGTCTCGCCGCAGCGGCCTACAATGCGGGCGAGGCAGGCCTTCGCAATTTTATTGCCAACGGTCGCCTGCCGACGGAGACACGGGACTACGTCTTTGCCATTACCGGTCATCCGGTGGAGACCTGGAAGGATAATCCGCCTGAAAAGGCCGCTCCGGCACTGGACGACAGCCGCCCTTTTTTCGATGCCTGCGTGCGGCTCGCCGACACCCGCACCATGAATGATCCCGTCCTTGTTTCCTCGGCAGACTGGGCGCCCTGGGGTGTGCAGCTTTCCGCGCACTATAATCCCGGCGTGGCGAACCGCCTGTTTACGCGCGCAATTGTTCAATTGCCCGAGCCGCTCAATGCAGAACGCGCACTGATCGTGCGCCAGAGAGGCGGAAATTTTGGCTCGCGCCCGCGTTATGCGGCCCGTATCGGCCGTGAAAATAGAGCCGAAGCCAACGCTCTCTGTCATGACATCAGGCAAGCGGGGGTACCCTGTACCGTTTTTCGCAACAGATAG
- a CDS encoding methyl-accepting chemotaxis protein, with protein sequence MSILDRGANAFAVLAALSKSQAIIEFDLSGKILNANENFCRALGYELSEIVGRHHSMFVEPAVVSSQEYKAFWSKLSAGQFDQRQYKRIGKGGREVWIEASYNPVFRRGKPVKVVKIATDITDRKLKAAEDAGKIDALSRAQAIIEFSPEGEVLTANDNFLAALGYSLSEVQGRHHSMFCEPAYIQSPQYKEFWDKLAGGNFVADEFMRLGKGGRKVFIQASYNPIFDLNGKVFKVVKFATDVTGRVENVEKLAQCLTDLAEGDLAQSIDKPFIPSLDRLRTDFNAASEKLKRAMTLVSENAGAISSGSNEIRSAADDLARRTEQQAASIEETAAALEEITTAVNDSSRRADAAGKIVARARDHAEHSGQVVRDAISAMDQIEKSSREISSIIGVIDEIAFQTNLLALNAGVEAARAGEAGKGFAVVAQEVRELAQRSATAAKEIKSLINASGAQVENGVSLVTKAGSALQEIAEQVRDINGNVVAIVDAAREQSTALAEINQAVNTVDQGTQQNAAMVEEQTAASHSLAREAAALFELLGQFKFEDASRSVSSSRSVHHQASPLAPRRAVSRPLATRGSAALAANHEEWQDF encoded by the coding sequence GTGAGTATTCTTGATCGTGGTGCCAATGCTTTTGCGGTTCTCGCCGCGCTTTCCAAATCCCAGGCCATCATTGAATTCGACCTTTCGGGAAAAATTCTCAACGCCAACGAAAATTTCTGTCGGGCGCTCGGTTATGAGCTTTCGGAAATCGTCGGCAGGCACCACAGCATGTTCGTGGAGCCTGCGGTCGTGTCCTCGCAGGAATACAAGGCCTTCTGGTCCAAACTTTCGGCCGGCCAGTTCGATCAGCGGCAATATAAGCGCATCGGCAAGGGCGGCCGGGAAGTCTGGATCGAGGCGTCGTACAATCCGGTGTTTCGTCGTGGCAAGCCGGTGAAGGTGGTCAAGATCGCCACCGATATTACCGACCGCAAGCTGAAGGCGGCGGAAGATGCGGGCAAGATCGACGCCCTGTCACGGGCGCAGGCCATCATTGAATTTTCTCCCGAGGGTGAAGTCCTGACTGCGAACGACAACTTTCTGGCAGCGCTTGGCTATTCTCTTTCCGAAGTGCAGGGCAGGCACCATTCCATGTTCTGCGAACCCGCCTATATCCAGTCGCCGCAATATAAAGAGTTCTGGGACAAGCTGGCCGGCGGCAATTTTGTGGCGGATGAGTTCATGCGTCTTGGAAAAGGCGGCCGCAAGGTCTTCATTCAGGCCTCGTACAATCCCATCTTCGATCTCAACGGCAAAGTGTTCAAGGTCGTCAAATTCGCGACCGACGTGACCGGCCGCGTCGAAAACGTCGAAAAGCTGGCGCAATGTCTCACCGATCTGGCCGAGGGCGATCTTGCCCAGAGCATCGACAAGCCGTTCATTCCCTCTTTGGATCGCTTGCGCACGGACTTTAACGCCGCGTCTGAAAAGCTGAAAAGGGCGATGACGCTGGTTTCTGAAAATGCCGGCGCCATTTCGTCCGGCTCGAACGAAATCAGGTCCGCTGCCGATGACCTTGCGAGACGCACCGAACAGCAGGCGGCCTCGATCGAAGAAACGGCGGCCGCACTGGAAGAGATCACCACTGCAGTGAATGATTCGAGCCGCCGTGCCGACGCGGCAGGAAAGATCGTCGCCCGTGCCCGCGACCATGCCGAACATTCGGGCCAGGTCGTGCGCGACGCCATCAGCGCAATGGACCAGATCGAAAAATCGTCCCGTGAAATTTCCAGTATCATCGGCGTGATCGATGAAATCGCCTTCCAGACCAATCTTCTGGCGCTGAATGCCGGTGTGGAAGCGGCGCGGGCAGGCGAGGCGGGCAAAGGCTTCGCGGTCGTGGCGCAGGAAGTTCGCGAACTCGCCCAACGCTCCGCGACGGCCGCAAAAGAAATCAAGAGCCTGATCAATGCCTCCGGCGCGCAGGTGGAGAACGGCGTGAGCCTCGTCACAAAGGCTGGCTCGGCTCTTCAGGAGATTGCCGAGCAGGTTCGGGATATCAATGGCAACGTCGTGGCGATTGTCGACGCTGCGCGTGAACAGTCCACGGCCCTTGCGGAAATCAATCAGGCGGTCAACACCGTCGATCAGGGTACGCAGCAAAACGCGGCCATGGTGGAGGAGCAGACGGCAGCAAGCCACAGCCTGGCGCGCGAGGCCGCGGCCCTGTTCGAACTCCTGGGGCAATTCAAGTTCGAGGATGCGTCTCGATCGGTCTCGTCTTCACGGAGCGTCCACCATCAGGCGTCGCCGCTGGCTCCGCGCCGCGCCGTCTCGCGTCCCCTTGCCACACGTGGCTCTGCTGCCCTTGCTGCCAACCACGAGGAATGGCAGGACTTTTGA
- a CDS encoding ABC transporter ATP-binding protein, with product MSKAAAIDIASVSKVYGSTTAVHAISLKIPAGSYCCLLGPSGCGKTSTLRMIAGHETISTGDIRLGHTVVTDLPPARRGTAMMFQSYALFPHLDLVDNVAFSLKMKGVDKDARRAKALEMLQLMQLEPYANRRPAQLSGGQQQRVALARALITDPEALLLDEPLSALDPFLKIRMRAELKKLQTSLGITFVHVTHSQEEAMALADIIVVMNDGRIEQAATPREVFERPATAFVARFMGDHNVISGRFREKTGDLVIMEVVGGGSFTASGVAPDDGAVDIAVRTDRVRVGEADQPGLGFTGIVSNVEYRGASVKIAVTGAGIEDFNVILSDAAFFENPVKAGDAIPLSWNAADAIVLGRVEK from the coding sequence ATGAGCAAAGCCGCAGCAATCGACATCGCTTCCGTTTCCAAGGTCTACGGCAGCACCACCGCCGTGCATGCGATCAGCCTCAAAATTCCCGCCGGCAGCTATTGCTGCCTTCTTGGTCCCTCGGGCTGCGGCAAGACATCGACGCTGAGGATGATCGCCGGCCATGAGACGATTTCCACCGGCGATATCAGGCTTGGCCATACGGTGGTGACGGACTTGCCGCCCGCCCGGCGCGGCACGGCGATGATGTTCCAGTCCTATGCGTTGTTTCCGCATCTCGATCTCGTCGACAATGTCGCCTTCAGCCTCAAGATGAAGGGTGTGGACAAGGATGCCCGCCGGGCCAAGGCACTTGAGATGCTGCAACTGATGCAGCTCGAGCCCTACGCCAACCGCCGCCCCGCACAGCTCTCCGGCGGGCAGCAGCAGCGTGTGGCGTTGGCGCGTGCACTCATCACCGATCCCGAAGCGCTGTTGCTGGATGAGCCGCTTTCGGCGCTTGACCCCTTCCTCAAGATCCGCATGCGCGCCGAGCTGAAGAAGCTGCAGACCTCGCTCGGCATCACCTTCGTCCATGTCACCCACAGCCAGGAAGAGGCGATGGCGCTTGCCGATATCATCGTCGTGATGAACGACGGACGCATCGAGCAGGCTGCCACGCCACGTGAGGTCTTCGAGCGTCCGGCGACCGCTTTCGTTGCCCGCTTCATGGGCGACCACAATGTCATCTCCGGGCGCTTCCGGGAAAAGACCGGTGATCTCGTTATAATGGAAGTTGTCGGCGGCGGCAGCTTCACCGCAAGCGGCGTCGCGCCCGACGATGGCGCGGTCGATATTGCCGTGCGCACCGACCGCGTGCGCGTCGGCGAGGCGGACCAGCCGGGCCTCGGTTTCACCGGCATCGTCTCGAATGTCGAATATCGCGGCGCCAGCGTGAAGATTGCGGTCACCGGCGCGGGCATCGAGGATTTCAACGTCATCCTCAGCGACGCCGCCTTTTTCGAGAACCCGGTCAAGGCCGGTGATGCCATACCGCTTTCATGGAATGCGGCCGATGCCATCGTGCTCGGCCGGGTAGAGAAGTGA